One region of Candidatus Bathyarchaeota archaeon genomic DNA includes:
- a CDS encoding transcription factor S, whose translation MEFCPKCGSRLEPKKTDGTSFVLCCAKCSFTKQPLDRKAEARTGAVLQPKPKPFMTVVAQSDEVNTMTKIKKQCEKCGNMEVYVWQVQTRGGDEASTQFMRCTKCGHTFREYT comes from the coding sequence ATGGAATTTTGTCCTAAATGCGGTTCACGCCTTGAGCCTAAAAAAACCGACGGAACCTCATTTGTGCTGTGCTGCGCAAAATGCAGCTTTACAAAACAGCCACTTGACCGCAAAGCTGAGGCACGAACCGGCGCCGTTCTACAGCCTAAGCCTAAACCATTCATGACGGTGGTTGCCCAATCAGACGAAGTTAACACTATGACCAAAATAAAGAAGCAATGCGAGAAATGCGGCAACATGGAAGTCTATGTTTGGCAAGTGCAAACGCGCGGCGGAGATGAAGCGTCAACTCAGTTTATGCGTTGCACAAAATGCGGACACACGTTTAGAGAATACACTTAA